One Megalopta genalis isolate 19385.01 chromosome 5, iyMegGena1_principal, whole genome shotgun sequence DNA window includes the following coding sequences:
- the Rab3 gene encoding RAS oncogene family member Rab3 isoform X1, with protein MLAEGKNETGNGCKMAVKDSVLELRTRMARMMSIVDISPRDRPSMAGKAVEDPKKEAADQNFDYMFKLLIIGNSSVGKTSFLFRYADDSFTSAFVSTVGIDFKVKTVFRNDKRVKLQIWDTAGQERYRTITTAYYRGAMGFILMYDITNEESFNSVQDWVTQIKTYSSDNAQVILVGNKCDMADERVISEDRGMQLAEQLGVQFFETSAKENINIKTVFEQLVDIICDKMSESLDNDPNLIAGGVGQAKGQRLTDQPTNPASTNCNC; from the exons ATGCTCGCCGAAGGAAAGAACGAAACCGGAAACGGTTGCAAGATGGCGGTGAAGGACTCTGTGCTGGAGCTGAGGACCAGGATGGCTCGCATGATGTCCATTGTTGACATATCCCCGCGGGACAGACCTTCG ATGGCGGGCAAGGCTGTCGAGGACCCGAAGAAGGAGGCCGCGGACCAAAACTTCGACTACATGTTCAAGTTGCTGATCATCGGCAACTCGTCCGTCGGCAAAACCTCGTTTCTCTTCCGTTACGCAGACGACTCGTTCACTTCGGCCTTCGTATCGACCGTGGGGATCGATTTTAAAGTGAAAACGGTCTTCAGGAACGACAAGAGGGTGAAACTACAGATCTGG GACACGGCGGGCCAGGAGAGATACAGAACGATAACAACGGCCTACTACAGGGGCGCCATGGGTTTCATTTTAATGTACGACATCACGAACGAGGAGTCGTTCAATTCCGTGCAAGATTGGGTCACGCAGATCAAAACTTACTCGTCCGACAATGCCCAAGTGATCTTGGTCGGCAACAAGTGCGACATGGCCGACGAAAGAGTAATCAGCGAGGACAGGGGCATGCAATTGGCAGAACAATTGGGGGTGCAATTCTTCGAGACGTCCGCCAAAGAGAACATTAACATTAAG ACGGTGTTCGAGCAACTGGTGGACATCATATGCGACAAGATGAGCGAGTCCCTGGACAATGATCCGAACCTAATCGCGGGTGGCGTGGGCCAGGCGAAGGGCCAACGACTGACCGACCAGCCGACCAATCCAGCGAGCACCAACTGTAATTGCTAA
- the Rab3 gene encoding RAS oncogene family member Rab3 isoform X2, with protein sequence MAGKAVEDPKKEAADQNFDYMFKLLIIGNSSVGKTSFLFRYADDSFTSAFVSTVGIDFKVKTVFRNDKRVKLQIWDTAGQERYRTITTAYYRGAMGFILMYDITNEESFNSVQDWVTQIKTYSSDNAQVILVGNKCDMADERVISEDRGMQLAEQLGVQFFETSAKENINIKTVFEQLVDIICDKMSESLDNDPNLIAGGVGQAKGQRLTDQPTNPASTNCNC encoded by the exons ATGGCGGGCAAGGCTGTCGAGGACCCGAAGAAGGAGGCCGCGGACCAAAACTTCGACTACATGTTCAAGTTGCTGATCATCGGCAACTCGTCCGTCGGCAAAACCTCGTTTCTCTTCCGTTACGCAGACGACTCGTTCACTTCGGCCTTCGTATCGACCGTGGGGATCGATTTTAAAGTGAAAACGGTCTTCAGGAACGACAAGAGGGTGAAACTACAGATCTGG GACACGGCGGGCCAGGAGAGATACAGAACGATAACAACGGCCTACTACAGGGGCGCCATGGGTTTCATTTTAATGTACGACATCACGAACGAGGAGTCGTTCAATTCCGTGCAAGATTGGGTCACGCAGATCAAAACTTACTCGTCCGACAATGCCCAAGTGATCTTGGTCGGCAACAAGTGCGACATGGCCGACGAAAGAGTAATCAGCGAGGACAGGGGCATGCAATTGGCAGAACAATTGGGGGTGCAATTCTTCGAGACGTCCGCCAAAGAGAACATTAACATTAAG ACGGTGTTCGAGCAACTGGTGGACATCATATGCGACAAGATGAGCGAGTCCCTGGACAATGATCCGAACCTAATCGCGGGTGGCGTGGGCCAGGCGAAGGGCCAACGACTGACCGACCAGCCGACCAATCCAGCGAGCACCAACTGTAATTGCTAA